One segment of Setaria viridis chromosome 4, Setaria_viridis_v4.0, whole genome shotgun sequence DNA contains the following:
- the LOC117852925 gene encoding probable pre-mRNA-splicing factor ATP-dependent RNA helicase DEAH5, whose product MAAATSAGAVGEGMRRLTQLSLVSKVCSELEAHLGVADRVLAEFVVDLGRASASAADFAAALRDHGAELPDYLVRSLHAVITAIPDHAPAPVPAAQNPTSRGAGKGRRGDKEAESDGDPELYQVHRGRVTRVADAGCFVRLDGARGREGLVHVSQIPGRRVSATRGQEVFVKVVSVDGSKLGLSMRDVDQDSGRDLLPLRRGSGEDDAPRANPPADRARAAGKRKGVSGIFVPDDDEAGPVPRRPTRRMSSPERWEMKQLIASGVLDAKDYPGIDEDDDGMLYQEEPEEELEIELNEDEPAFLQGKGRSTADLSPVRISKNPGGSMSHAAALQSALVKERRDIHTQEQRGMVDAIPKDLNRSWEDPMSGGRYLMQELMGMGLTAQSVPEWKVTYGKAGTYGQRSRLSIQEQRESLPIFRLKKELINAVHDNQVLVVIGETGSGKTTQVTQYLAESGYTATGKIACTQPRRVAAESIAKRVAEEFGCRLGEEVGYSIRFDDRTGPETVIKYMTDGMLLREILVDRDLSSYSVVMLDEAHERTIYTDILFGLLKQLIRRRSDLKLIVTSATLDAEKFSGYFFDCNIFTIPGRTFPVEILHTKQPESDYMDAALITVLQIHLTQPEGDILLFLTGQEEIEHACERLHERMKAFGGDIPELIICPVYSALPTEVQSKIFEPAPPGKRKVVVATNIAEASITIDGIYYVVDPGFAKLNVYNPKLGLDSLVITPISQASAKQRAGRAGRTGPGKCYRLYTESAYRNEMVPTTTPEIQMANLGWTVINMKAMGINDLLTFDFMDPPASQALVSAMEQLYSLGALDEEGLLTRLGRKMAEFPQEPPLSKMLLASVDLGCSDEILTIIAMIQTGNIFYRPREKQAQADRKRSNFFQPEGDHLTLLTVYEAWKAKGFSGPWCFENFIQVNSLRRAQDVRKQLLEIMDKYKLDVVSAGNNPTKIGKALAAGFFFHAARKDPSGGYQTLSDHQQVYIHPSSALFHQQPQWVIYHEIVMTTKEYMREVTAVDPRWLVELAPRFYRSVDPTKISKRKRQERIEPLYDRHSEPNSWRLSKRRW is encoded by the coding sequence atggcggcggcgaccagcGCCGGTGCGGTGGGCGAGGGTATGCGGCGGCTCACGCAGCTCTCGCTCGTCTCGAAGGTCTGCTCGGAGCTCGAGGCCCATCTGGGCGTCGCCGACCGCGTCCTCGCCGAGTTCGTCGTCGACCTCGGCCGCGCCTCCGCTTCCGCCGCCGACTTCGCCGCCGCGCTCAGGGATCACGGCGCGGAGCTCCCGGACTACCTCGTCCGCTCCCTTCACGCCGTCATCACCGCCATCCCCGACCACGCCCCCGCCCCGGTGCCCGCCGCCCAGAACCCCACCTCCCGTGGCGCCGGTAAGGGGAGACGCGGGGACAAGGAGGCGGAGAGTGATGGGGACCCGGAGCTGTACCAGGTGCACCGCGGGAGGGTCACCCGCGTTGCGGACGCTGGGTGCTTCGTCCGCCTcgacggcgcgcgcggccgcgaggGGCTCGTGCACGTCTCCCAGATTCCCGGCCGCCGCGTATCCGCCACTCGCGGTCAGGAGGTGTTCGTCAAGGTCGTCTCGGTGGACGGCAGCAAGCTGGGGCTGTCGATGCGAGACGTCGATCAGGATTCGGGTAGGGATCTCCTCCCACTCCGTCGGGGTTCTGGGGAGGACGATGCGCCGAGAGCCAATCCACCAGCTGATCGCGCCAGGGCCGCCGGGAAGAGGAAGGGGGTTTCGGGGATTTTTGTTCCCGATGATGATGAGGCCGGCCCTGTGCCACGCCGGCCAACTAGGCGGATGAGCTCGCCAGAGAGGTGGGAGATGAAGCAGCTGATTGCGTCGGGGGTGTTGGATGCCAAGGACTATCCAGGGATTGATGAGGATGACGATGGGATGCTTTACCAGGAGGAACCAGAGGAGGAGCTGGAGATCGAACTCAATGAGGATGAGCCTGCATTCTTGCAGGGAAAGGGGCGCTCCACGGCTGACTTGTCTCCAGTGAGGATTTCCAAGAATCCTGGGGGGTCGATGAGCCATGCGGCGGCACTGCAGTCTGCACTTGTTAAGGAGAGGCGTGATATTCACACCCAGGAGCAAAGAGGAATGGTTGATGCAATACCTAAGGACCTTAATCGGTCGTGGGAGGACCCCATGTCAGGTGGACGGTACCTGATGCAGGAGTTGATGGGCATGGGACTAACAGCACAGAGTGTGCCAGAATGGAAGGTGACATATGGGAAGGCTGGAACATATGGGCAGAGGTCAAGGCTTTCAATTCAGGAGCAAAGAGAGAGCCTTCCAATATTCAGACTCAAGAAGGAGCTGATTAATGCTGTTCATGACAACCAAGTTTTGGTTGTTATCGGTGAGACTGGCTCTGGGAAAACAACCCAGGTTACGCAATACCTTGCTGAGTCAGGGTATACTGCAACGGGTAAAATTGCTTGTACTCAGCCACGCAGGGTTGCTGCAGAGTCAATCGCAAAGCGTGTAGCAGAGGAGTTTGGATGTCGATTAGGTGAAGAAGTTGGTTACTCTATTCGCTTTGACGACCGCACTGGGCCTGAAACTGTCATCAAGTATATGACAGATGGTATGCTCCTACGAGAGATTTTGGTGGACAGAGATTTGTCGTCTTATTCGGTGGTTATGCTTGATGAGGCACATGAGAGAACTATCTACACAGACATTCTCTTCGGCTTGCTAAAGCAGCTAATTAGGCGGAGAAGTGACCTCAAATTAATAGTCACTTCAGCCACTCTTGATGCTGAGAAGTTCTCTGGTTATTTTTTTGATTGCAATATTTTCACGATTCCTGGAAGAACTTTTCCAGTTGAGATACTGCATACAAAACAGCCAGAGAGTGACTACATGGATGCTGCGCTGATCACAGTATTACAAATTCATTTGACTCAGCCCGAAGGGGATATCCTCTTGTTCCTGACTGGCCAGGAAGAGATTGAACATGCTTGTGAGCGTCTCCATGAGAGGATGAAGGCATTTGGTGGGGACATACCAGAGCTGATAATTTGTCCTGTGTACAGTGCTCTTCCTACTGAAGTTCAGTCAAAGATCTTCGAACCTGCTCCTCCTGGTAAGAGGAAGGTAGTCGTCGCCACCAACATTGCAGAAGCATCTATTACCATAGATGGGATTTACTATGTTGTTGATCCAGGCTTTGCAAAGCTTAATGTCTATAACCCAAAACTAGGGCTGGATTCACTGGTTATCACTCCGATCTCTCAGGCGTCAGCTAAGCAAAGAGCAGGGCGTGCTGGACGTACAGGCCCAGGCAAGTGTTATCGTCTATACACTGAGAGTGCATATCGCAATGAAATGGTCCCCACAACAACTCCGGAAATCCAGATGGCCAACTTGGGGTGGACGGTTATTAATATGAAGGCAATGGGAATTAATGACCTATTGACATTTGACTTCATGGATCCACCAGCATCTCAAGCACTCGTGTCAGCTATGGAGCAATTGTACAGTCTTGGCGCCTTGGATGAAGAGGGTCTTCTTACTAGGCTAGGGAGAAAGATGGCTGAATTTCCACAGGAGCCACCCCTTTCAAAGATGCTCCTTGCTAGTGTAGACCTTGGATGCAGTGATGAAATACTGACAATCATTGCCATGATACAAACTGGGAACATATTCTATCGGCCAAGAGAGAAGCAAGCTCAAGCAGATCGGAAGAGATCAAATTTTTTCCAGCCAGAAGGTGATCATCTCACCCTACTCACTGTGTATGAGGCATGGAAGGCAAAGGGGTTTTCAGGACCATGGTGCTTTGAGAATTTTATCCAGGTAAACTCCCTAAGGAGGGCTCAGGACGTGCGGAAACAGCTCCTCGAGATCATGGATAAGTATAAGCTTGATGTTGTCTCAGCAGGGAACAATCCCACCAAGATAGGGAAAGCCCTTGCCGCTGGATTCTTCTTCCACGCGGCAAGGAAGGATCCCAGTGGAGGATACCAGACCCTCTCTGATCATCAGCAAGTATATATCCACCCAAGCAGTGCCCTCTTTCACCAGCAGCCGCAGTGGGTGATCTACCATGAAATCGTCATGACGACGAAGGAGTACATGAGGGAGGTCACAGCCGTTGACCCGAGATGGCTAGTAGAGTTGGCACCAAGGTTCTACAGATCGGTGGACCCGACGAAGATCAGTAAGCGGAAGCGCCAGGAGAGGATCGAACCCCTGTATGATAGACACAGTGAGCCGAACTCATGGCGCCTAAGCAAGCGCCGTTGGTGA
- the LOC117852927 gene encoding uncharacterized protein: protein MLALLPPASSIRALAFHRRLPVPLLLPPPRTLPRLGPAPARSFMAFSAEPAPGEEKAESEEEPFPATAAAGGGAGDAGEVSHEEWRRWGTSSPLPGAVAAVVRELLEMEAAAGEKMRFGGVGSKLKGDFKDVEDKKHRAVYETLADSDQKLQYFSARQIGCRLLGSRGYLCQKCWLPAEDCMCANVFPCNLWRGMKFWLYMHPKDFLRQNNTGKLLWQVFGIQAAQLCLFGIQEHEDIMWDAFQRSGKGKISFLYPNKSTIPKSVKDLKFDGLSLSSDLHDMSSQDEPFNFILLDGTWSNSAALYRRLKERWTAIWGDEDIPCISLSTLSASVMHKLRPQPAWDRTCTAAAAAGLLWELNLRPELSTLEFEKQAEAVECSLDILLDALTTRRVRLGRSITRKQRHNRNCI from the exons ATGCTGGCTCTGCTTCCTCCCGCCTCCTCCATCCGTGCCCTCgccttccaccgccgcctcccagttcccctcctcctccccccgccGCGGACGCTTCCCCGCCTCGGCCCGGCCCCCGCGCGCTCCTTCATGGCCTTCTCCGCCGAGCCGGCACCGGGGGAAGAGAAGGCGGAATCGGAGGAGGAACCcttccccgccaccgccgcggccggcggcggcgccggtgacgCGGGCGAGGTGAGCCACGAGGAGTGGCGGCGATGGGGCACATCCTCGCCGCTCCCGGGCGCggtggccgccgtcgtccgcgAGCTGCTCGAgatggaggccgccgccggcgagaagATGCGCTTTGGCGGCGTCGGCTCCAAGCTGAAG GGTGATTTCAAggacgtggaggacaagaagcACAGGGCTGTCTATGAGACGCTTGCCGACTCCGACCAGAAGCTGCAGTATTTCTCGGCGCGGCAGATTGGTTGCCGTTTGCTAGGGAGCAGAGGGTACCTGTGCCAGAAG TGCTGGCTACCAGCTGAAGATTGTATGTGCGCAAATGTTTTTCCTTGCAATCTTTGGAGGGGGATGAAATTCTGGTTATATATGCATCCAAAG GACTTTCTACGCCAAAACAACACTGGAAAGTTACTCTGGCAAGTATTTGGCATCCAAGCTGCACAGCTATGCCTCTTTGGTATCCAGGAGCATGAAGATATAATGTGGGATGCATTTCAGCGTTCAG GAAAGGGGAAGATCTCATTTCTATATCCAAACAAGAGTACCATTCCCAAGTCAGTCAAAGACCTCAAATTCGATGGTTTGTCCTTGAGTTCTGACCTTCATGACATG AGTTCACAGGATGAACCTTTCAACTTCATTTTGCTTGATGGTACCTGGAGTAATTCTGCTGCACTGTACAGAAGGTTGAAG GAGAGATGGACTGCAATATGGGGAGATGAAGATATTCCTTGTATCTCACTATCTACGCTTAGTGCCTCAGTGATGCATAAACTGCG ACCGCAGCCAGCATGGGATCGCACCTGcactgcagcagctgcagctggaCTCCTCTGGGAGTTGAATTTGCGGCCTGAGCTCAGCACATTAGAGTTTGAAAAGCAAGCTGAGGCAGTGGAGTGCTCATTAGATATCTTGCTGGATGCTCTCACCACTCGACGGGTTCGTCTGGGTCGATCGATAACCCGAAAACAGAGACATAATAGGAACTGCATATAG